From a region of the Qipengyuania spongiae genome:
- a CDS encoding TolC family protein — MIAAERDAIAQVRAAYSSWHASLAIIESSQTAVEAASLSLEGVRAENSIGNRTILDVSSSNAQIPGGAQCCNAKADFALDQSMAICW, encoded by the coding sequence GTGATCGCCGCCGAGCGCGACGCGATCGCCCAGGTCCGCGCCGCCTATTCCAGCTGGCATGCCTCGCTTGCTATCATCGAAAGTTCGCAGACCGCGGTGGAAGCCGCCTCGCTCAGCCTAGAAGGCGTGCGGGCAGAGAATTCGATCGGCAACCGCACCATTCTCGACGTGAGCAGCTCCAACGCGCAGATTCCCGGCGGCGCGCAGTGCTGTAACGCAAAAGCCGACTTTGCGCTCGACCAGAGCATGGCGATCTGTTGGTAA